In Candidatus Sulfotelmatobacter sp., the following are encoded in one genomic region:
- a CDS encoding LON peptidase substrate-binding domain-containing protein — MEQGPRQPVPVFPLPGLVLFPHVAVPLHIFELRYRTMVRDALSAERMIALALLKPGWEQDYAGSPEFHPLACLARIENVEWLPNDCYDLLVRGVSRVRLARITREYPYRAASVELRPQHPYPEDDPLVRIERKALLDACQRLAAARGAEPPGNELAYEALVNAVCAGSPMSPAEKLALLELDSVIERGRQAREWLERRMRAGGERAPGSGEHN, encoded by the coding sequence GTGGAACAGGGTCCCAGGCAGCCGGTTCCCGTGTTTCCCCTGCCCGGCCTCGTGCTGTTCCCGCACGTGGCCGTACCGCTCCACATCTTCGAGCTGCGCTACCGCACCATGGTGCGTGACGCGCTTTCGGCCGAGCGGATGATCGCGCTGGCGCTGCTCAAGCCCGGCTGGGAACAGGATTACGCCGGCAGCCCCGAATTCCATCCACTCGCTTGCCTCGCGCGAATCGAGAATGTCGAGTGGCTCCCCAACGATTGCTACGATCTGCTGGTACGCGGCGTCTCACGCGTGCGCCTGGCTCGCATCACGCGCGAGTATCCGTACCGGGCCGCATCCGTCGAGCTGCGCCCGCAGCATCCCTATCCCGAGGACGACCCGCTGGTGCGGATCGAGCGCAAGGCGCTGCTCGACGCCTGCCAGCGGCTGGCGGCGGCGCGCGGCGCCGAACCGCCCGGGAACGAACTGGCCTACGAGGCGCTCGTCAACGCGGTATGCGCGGGGTCGCCCATGTCGCCGGCCGAGAAGCTCGCGTTGCTGGAGCTCGACAGCGTGATCGAGCGCGGCCGACAGGCGCGCGAGTGGCTTGAGCGGCGGATGAGGGCGGGCGGGGAGCGCGCGCCGGGCAGCGGCGAACACAACTGA
- a CDS encoding tetratricopeptide repeat protein — protein MGAAAPDTSAPSGPFLLTPARPDTSHAPESAPQPLLIPGRSYAADTLTRTRSQRAREHLARAKKLESDGNPTAAVVEYQNAVNLDPTLPGAYQHMGQIYEAYGWLAKSVQCYAAEVQHHPENHVAARQLGVALVRVGEIERGIKQLELLARAFPRDGANWRALGYAYTQAKRFDDAEHAFRMAIDLPPLEADELRDLGVLLANRGRGKEARELYLRAARVDPKDGLVWVNLGNLDAREGHYQQALASYRTGAERDSIAVMAYRGQVQSLQALGREDEIADVYRRWLHCAPDDEDARLDAVQYFARKGRRDVALEIGREGVRLHPQSGDAHMILGVAYGAAGDARSSLVELRRAQLLYPEPDAKGRAEGMIAELRGSAPDSLRAFFAADSIAAFEAAKRDSTRKPGARLPKPGIP, from the coding sequence GTGGGCGCCGCCGCCCCCGATACCTCGGCTCCCTCCGGCCCCTTCCTTCTCACTCCGGCGCGCCCCGACACCTCTCATGCGCCCGAGAGCGCACCGCAGCCGCTGCTCATCCCCGGGCGGTCGTACGCGGCCGACACGCTGACCCGCACCCGCTCGCAGCGCGCGCGCGAGCATCTGGCGCGCGCGAAGAAGCTGGAGTCCGACGGCAATCCCACCGCGGCGGTGGTGGAGTACCAGAACGCCGTCAATCTCGACCCCACGCTGCCGGGCGCCTACCAGCACATGGGTCAGATCTACGAGGCCTATGGCTGGCTGGCGAAGTCGGTGCAGTGCTATGCCGCCGAAGTGCAGCACCATCCCGAGAATCATGTCGCGGCGCGTCAACTCGGCGTGGCGCTGGTGCGCGTTGGCGAGATCGAGCGCGGGATCAAACAGCTCGAGCTGCTCGCCCGCGCATTCCCTCGGGATGGCGCCAACTGGCGCGCGCTCGGCTACGCCTACACGCAGGCGAAGCGCTTCGACGACGCCGAGCACGCCTTTCGCATGGCCATCGATCTGCCGCCGCTCGAAGCCGACGAGCTGCGCGATCTCGGCGTCTTGCTGGCGAATCGCGGGCGAGGAAAGGAAGCGCGCGAGCTCTATCTGCGCGCGGCCAGGGTGGATCCGAAAGACGGGTTGGTGTGGGTGAACCTCGGGAATCTCGACGCGCGCGAAGGTCACTACCAGCAGGCGCTGGCCAGCTATCGCACCGGCGCCGAGCGCGACAGCATCGCCGTCATGGCCTATCGCGGGCAGGTGCAGTCGCTGCAGGCGCTCGGCCGCGAGGACGAGATCGCCGACGTGTATCGACGATGGCTGCATTGCGCTCCGGACGACGAAGACGCGCGGCTCGACGCGGTGCAGTACTTCGCGCGAAAGGGCAGGCGGGACGTGGCGCTCGAGATCGGCCGTGAAGGCGTTCGACTCCATCCCCAATCGGGCGACGCCCACATGATCCTGGGCGTGGCCTACGGGGCGGCCGGCGACGCGCGTTCGTCGCTGGTGGAACTGCGACGTGCTCAACTGCTCTACCCCGAGCCGGACGCGAAAGGGCGTGCCGAAGGCATGATCGCCGAGTTGCGCGGCAGCGCGCCCGATTCCCTGCGCGCATTCTTCGCCGCCGACAGCATCGCGGCGTTCGAGGCCGCGAAGCGCGATTCGACGCGAAAGCCCGGGGCGCGACTGCCGAAACCCGGCATTCCCTGA
- a CDS encoding phosphatidylglycerol lysyltransferase domain-containing protein, with translation MNRALTRHLLALAVAVMGVIDLWSALLSRPPDRLIALRRLLPTDVLDTSRTFTLVAGALLLVTASGLWRGKRRAFVAALFLSALSVPVNMLKAFDFEEATVAAGLLFLLGISGDAFRVKSRELTFRALRSGAAWFVLAFALYAVIGCWMLEFQFGETTSIARASSEALYRVFGIGSPSLSLPATLTRHQEHVITWFLDSLAPIGLIVALGLAIAALRPATYRTRHRQEVARVAELVRIYGDNSVAAFALDSDADYFFSANRRAVIAYRFESDTLLVIGDPIGPPEEIPPLLQAFSEYCRERDWQFAFFQARPERMADYRRLGWRALHIGEDPILWTDRFTLEGSAVGELRRGVRKLERQGLEARIFVPGENPFDPDHDSEGMLDQMKEISAEWLSHKQGGEKGFCMGRFDPTRLDQHLLAIAWNPPARRVEAFCAFVPVWARQGWAIDLMRRRHDAPTATMEFLVVKTLDRVRQRGDAFVSLALSALAKVPDEAPAGAAAAAVTGMATAPSTPPETPAGDDAARTFLMDALARYYDFKGLFRWKRKFNPAFEDRFLVFSDPMALPRVARALLRVQTPAGFASYFRARRERAAA, from the coding sequence ATGAATCGCGCGCTGACACGTCACCTGCTCGCCCTCGCGGTGGCGGTGATGGGAGTCATCGACCTGTGGTCGGCCCTCCTCTCCCGCCCGCCCGACCGCCTGATCGCGCTGCGGCGCCTGCTTCCGACCGACGTCCTCGACACCAGCCGGACCTTCACGCTGGTGGCCGGCGCTCTGCTGCTGGTCACGGCCTCGGGGCTGTGGCGCGGCAAGCGACGCGCGTTCGTCGCCGCGCTCTTCCTGTCGGCGCTCTCGGTGCCCGTCAACATGCTCAAGGCGTTCGATTTCGAAGAAGCGACGGTGGCGGCCGGCCTGCTCTTCCTGCTCGGCATCAGCGGCGACGCGTTTCGCGTGAAGAGCCGCGAGCTGACCTTCCGCGCGCTGCGCTCGGGAGCCGCCTGGTTCGTGCTGGCGTTCGCCCTCTACGCGGTGATCGGCTGCTGGATGCTGGAATTCCAGTTCGGCGAAACCACGTCGATCGCGCGAGCGAGCAGCGAGGCGTTGTACCGCGTGTTCGGGATCGGCAGCCCGTCGCTGTCCCTGCCCGCGACCCTGACGCGCCACCAGGAACACGTGATCACGTGGTTCCTCGATTCGCTGGCGCCGATCGGGCTGATCGTCGCGCTGGGTCTCGCGATCGCCGCCCTGCGTCCGGCCACCTACCGGACCCGCCATCGCCAGGAAGTGGCGCGGGTCGCCGAGCTGGTGCGGATCTATGGCGACAACTCGGTGGCGGCGTTCGCCCTCGATAGCGACGCCGACTACTTCTTCAGCGCCAACCGCCGCGCGGTGATCGCCTACCGGTTCGAGTCCGACACGCTGCTCGTGATCGGCGATCCGATCGGGCCGCCCGAGGAAATCCCTCCGCTGCTCCAGGCGTTCTCCGAGTACTGCCGCGAGCGTGACTGGCAGTTCGCCTTCTTCCAGGCGCGGCCCGAACGCATGGCCGACTACCGGCGGCTGGGCTGGCGCGCACTGCACATCGGCGAGGATCCGATCCTGTGGACCGACCGCTTCACGCTGGAGGGCTCCGCGGTCGGCGAACTGCGGCGAGGAGTTCGCAAGCTCGAGCGCCAGGGCCTCGAGGCGCGCATCTTCGTTCCCGGCGAGAATCCGTTCGATCCCGACCACGATTCCGAGGGGATGCTCGACCAGATGAAGGAGATCTCGGCGGAATGGCTCAGCCACAAACAGGGCGGCGAGAAGGGATTCTGCATGGGTCGCTTCGATCCCACGCGGCTCGATCAGCACCTGCTGGCGATCGCCTGGAATCCGCCGGCCCGGCGGGTCGAGGCGTTCTGTGCGTTCGTGCCGGTGTGGGCGCGCCAGGGCTGGGCGATCGACCTCATGCGCCGGCGGCACGACGCGCCGACCGCCACCATGGAGTTCCTGGTGGTGAAGACCCTCGATCGAGTGCGGCAGCGGGGGGACGCGTTCGTCTCGCTGGCGCTCTCCGCGCTCGCCAAGGTTCCCGATGAGGCGCCCGCCGGCGCCGCGGCCGCAGCCGTGACCGGCATGGCGACTGCTCCGAGCACTCCCCCGGAAACGCCGGCCGGCGACGACGCGGCGCGCACGTTCCTGATGGACGCGCTGGCCCGCTACTACGATTTCAAGGGGCTGTTCCGGTGGAAGCGGAAATTCAATCCCGCCTTCGAGGACCGCTTCCTGGTGTTCTCGGACCCGATGGCGCTGCCGCGCGTGGCGCGGGCGCTGCTGCGGGTTCAGACGCCGGCCGGCTTCGCGTCTTACTTCCGGGCGCGGCGAGAGCGGGCCGCGGCGTAG
- a CDS encoding glycosyltransferase — protein MRILLVNAFHWLKGGVERTYFDESRWLAAAGHEVAHFAVRDPRNLPSPTAKHFAPPADFTEGGGLGQIAQLPRVFWSAPAARAMDGLLDEFRPDVAHFHAPSRHLTPSVFEPLARAGVPVVMTLHDWKPWCTNRILFAHDGPCERCKGGRHWRSLATGCVQESRARSAIGMVEAYLHEARHAYDSVRLWIAPSRFVLDKAIEFGVPRARLRLLSHGVEPATEKGSTREAAPDRFALFAGRLSVEKGVRLLPAIAAAIAPAPLRVAGEGPLGDWLQGQGVANLQRLGHLEDATLADLRARSAAVVAPSLFYEHFGYTVAEALLDARPVVAARIGGLPELVEHEVTGLVAPPGDAAAIGALLKRALEDPRAPSWGEAGRARVREVGDPARHVNGLLAIYNEAKARAT, from the coding sequence ATGCGTATTCTGCTCGTCAACGCCTTCCACTGGCTCAAGGGAGGCGTGGAACGCACCTATTTCGACGAGTCGCGCTGGCTCGCGGCCGCGGGGCACGAAGTCGCACATTTCGCGGTGCGCGACCCGCGCAATCTTCCCAGTCCGACCGCCAAGCATTTCGCGCCACCGGCCGACTTCACCGAAGGTGGAGGCCTCGGCCAGATCGCGCAACTGCCGCGCGTGTTCTGGTCGGCGCCGGCGGCGCGAGCGATGGACGGGCTGCTCGACGAGTTCCGGCCGGACGTCGCGCATTTTCACGCGCCGAGCCGGCATCTCACCCCGTCGGTGTTCGAGCCGCTCGCCCGCGCGGGAGTCCCGGTGGTGATGACGCTCCATGATTGGAAACCGTGGTGCACGAATCGCATCCTGTTCGCGCACGATGGTCCGTGCGAGCGCTGCAAGGGCGGGCGCCACTGGCGGTCTCTCGCCACCGGCTGCGTGCAGGAGTCGCGCGCCCGGAGCGCGATCGGCATGGTCGAGGCCTACCTGCACGAGGCGCGGCACGCCTACGACAGCGTCCGGCTGTGGATCGCGCCGTCTCGGTTCGTCCTCGACAAGGCGATCGAGTTCGGCGTGCCTCGCGCCAGGCTGCGCCTGCTCTCGCACGGCGTCGAGCCCGCCACGGAAAAAGGCTCGACCCGCGAGGCGGCGCCCGATCGCTTCGCGCTCTTCGCCGGCCGGCTGTCGGTGGAAAAAGGCGTGCGGCTGCTGCCGGCGATCGCCGCCGCCATCGCGCCGGCGCCGCTGCGGGTGGCCGGCGAGGGCCCGCTGGGCGACTGGCTCCAGGGCCAGGGCGTGGCGAACCTCCAGAGACTCGGCCACCTCGAGGACGCGACGCTGGCAGATCTCCGCGCCCGGAGCGCGGCGGTCGTGGCCCCGAGTCTCTTCTACGAACACTTCGGCTACACGGTGGCCGAGGCGCTGCTGGACGCTCGCCCGGTGGTGGCGGCCCGGATCGGCGGGCTGCCCGAACTGGTCGAGCACGAGGTCACCGGACTGGTCGCGCCGCCGGGCGACGCGGCGGCGATCGGCGCTCTGCTGAAGCGCGCGCTCGAGGATCCGCGCGCGCCGAGCTGGGGAGAGGCGGGTCGCGCCCGCGTGCGGGAGGTCGGTGATCCCGCGCGCCACGTCAATGGGCTGCTGGCGATCTACAACGAAGCGAAAGCGAGGGCGACATGA
- a CDS encoding DinB family protein, whose product MKRILAALFLVAAIGVMAPRALHADDAAIKSAMVASMMDAGGKIEELAAAMPDKKYDWRPEKGVRSVREVYLHVVAANYQLASVVGAKPPMSMQELDGLEKTTPDKAKLGQMLKDSYAFASDAINNTPESEMGTEVDFFGNKKTKLSVLMSLVSHSHEHLGQSIAYARMNGVTPPWTARQEEAAKKAAAGKKAGM is encoded by the coding sequence ATGAAGCGAATCCTGGCTGCGCTGTTTCTGGTGGCGGCGATCGGGGTCATGGCGCCGCGTGCGCTCCACGCCGACGATGCCGCGATCAAGTCCGCGATGGTGGCGAGCATGATGGACGCGGGCGGCAAGATCGAGGAGCTGGCGGCGGCGATGCCCGACAAGAAGTACGACTGGCGGCCCGAGAAGGGCGTGCGTTCGGTGCGCGAGGTCTACCTGCACGTGGTGGCCGCCAACTATCAGCTCGCCTCGGTGGTCGGCGCCAAGCCGCCGATGTCGATGCAGGAGCTGGACGGGCTCGAGAAGACCACGCCCGACAAGGCCAAGCTCGGACAGATGCTGAAGGACTCGTACGCATTCGCGAGTGACGCGATCAACAACACGCCGGAATCCGAAATGGGGACGGAGGTCGACTTCTTCGGGAACAAGAAGACCAAGCTGTCGGTGCTGATGTCGCTGGTGAGCCACTCGCACGAGCATCTGGGCCAGTCGATCGCCTACGCGCGAATGAACGGCGTGACGCCGCCGTGGACCGCGCGGCAGGAAGAGGCCGCCAAGAAGGCGGCGGCGGGGAAAAAGGCGGGGATGTAG
- the bcp gene encoding thioredoxin-dependent thiol peroxidase has protein sequence MAVSLLPVIGKPAPDFTLPSTTGENISLKQYKGKRTVVLFFYPKDETPGCTKEACSFRDNYAEIERANVVLLGISNDPMESHLAFRDHHKLPFPLLSDEDASVSKLYGVYKQKNLYGKKYMGIERTTVVIDRTGRIAQIWPKVKVDGHVQDVLEFVKED, from the coding sequence ATGGCAGTCAGCCTGCTGCCGGTGATCGGAAAACCAGCGCCGGATTTCACGCTGCCTTCGACCACCGGAGAGAACATCTCGCTCAAGCAGTACAAGGGAAAGCGCACCGTGGTGCTGTTCTTCTATCCGAAGGACGAGACTCCCGGGTGCACCAAGGAAGCCTGTTCGTTCCGCGACAACTACGCCGAGATCGAGCGCGCGAACGTCGTGCTGCTCGGGATTTCCAACGATCCGATGGAATCCCATCTCGCGTTTCGCGATCATCACAAGCTGCCTTTCCCGCTGCTCTCCGACGAGGACGCCTCGGTCTCGAAGCTCTACGGCGTGTACAAGCAGAAGAACCTGTACGGCAAGAAGTACATGGGCATCGAGCGCACTACGGTGGTGATCGACCGCACCGGGCGGATCGCGCAGATCTGGCCGAAGGTGAAGGTCGACGGGCACGTTCAGGATGTGCTGGAGTTCGTCAAGGAAGACTGA
- a CDS encoding peroxidase-related enzyme (This protein belongs to a clade of uncharacterized proteins related to peroxidases such as the alkylhydroperoxidase AhpD.) — protein sequence MSWIRSIAREQADPTLHQLFDRIEQSSSSGQLASLWQGLGLDPAGLERIWALYRALMRDPAPLSRAQVEAIAVVVSATNGCGYCVAHHGPKLAAALGNDAVAHAVALDYREADLPARDRVLLDHAVALTCEPEERTAADIERLREYGFDDAAILKATEITAYYNLTNRLVQGLGVRLEANRTPWEFEAQE from the coding sequence ATGAGCTGGATCCGTTCGATCGCGCGCGAGCAGGCCGACCCGACTCTCCACCAGCTGTTCGACCGCATCGAGCAATCATCCTCCAGCGGCCAGCTCGCCTCGCTGTGGCAGGGCCTCGGGCTGGACCCCGCGGGCCTCGAGCGGATCTGGGCGCTGTATCGAGCGCTCATGAGAGACCCCGCCCCACTTTCGCGAGCCCAGGTGGAGGCGATCGCGGTGGTGGTCTCGGCCACCAACGGCTGCGGCTACTGCGTCGCGCATCACGGCCCGAAGCTGGCGGCGGCGCTCGGCAACGACGCGGTGGCGCACGCGGTGGCGCTCGACTATCGCGAGGCCGATCTGCCGGCGCGTGATCGGGTGCTGCTCGACCACGCGGTCGCGCTCACCTGCGAACCGGAGGAACGCACCGCCGCCGATATCGAGCGCCTGCGCGAGTACGGTTTCGACGATGCCGCGATCCTCAAGGCCACCGAGATCACGGCCTACTACAACCTCACCAATCGGCTGGTGCAAGGACTCGGCGTGCGGCTCGAAGCGAACCGCACGCCGTGGGAATTCGAAGCGCAAGAATAG
- a CDS encoding enoyl-CoA hydratase/isomerase family protein, with the protein MEATKTKLVEYRVKNGVAWLELTDPPANTYTYEMMRDLDDAILQARFDENVHVLVLRGAGEKFFCAGANINMLKAVNPTFKYFFCLHANETLNRLEHTPKLVIAALNGHTVGGGLEIAMAADIRIARKGAGKIGLPEVSLGVLPGTGGTQRLARLVNKSTAIELMVTGETFDFEKGMQIGLVNHIWETATPDEFLDKLQKFAEGFCPPNKAAKAVGRIKRSVQTGVEIPFESALAVERELQQQLFQSDDAKEGLAAYVEKRKANFSAK; encoded by the coding sequence ATGGAAGCGACCAAGACCAAACTGGTGGAATACCGGGTCAAGAACGGCGTGGCCTGGCTCGAGCTGACCGACCCGCCGGCCAACACCTATACCTACGAGATGATGCGCGATCTCGACGACGCGATCCTGCAGGCCCGCTTCGACGAGAACGTGCACGTGCTGGTGCTGCGCGGCGCGGGCGAGAAGTTCTTCTGCGCGGGCGCGAACATCAACATGCTCAAGGCCGTCAATCCCACCTTCAAGTATTTCTTCTGCCTGCACGCCAACGAGACCCTGAATCGTCTCGAGCACACGCCCAAGCTGGTGATCGCGGCGCTGAACGGCCACACCGTGGGCGGCGGACTCGAGATCGCGATGGCCGCCGACATTCGCATCGCTCGCAAGGGCGCGGGCAAGATCGGTCTGCCCGAGGTGTCGCTTGGAGTGCTGCCCGGCACCGGCGGCACCCAGCGCCTGGCGCGGCTGGTCAACAAGTCGACCGCCATCGAGCTGATGGTGACCGGCGAGACCTTCGATTTCGAGAAAGGCATGCAGATCGGCCTCGTCAATCACATCTGGGAAACGGCGACGCCCGACGAGTTCTTGGACAAGCTCCAGAAATTCGCCGAGGGCTTCTGCCCGCCCAACAAGGCCGCCAAGGCGGTGGGACGGATCAAGCGCTCGGTGCAGACTGGTGTCGAGATCCCGTTCGAGAGCGCGCTGGCGGTCGAGCGCGAGCTGCAGCAGCAGCTCTTTCAGAGCGACGACGCCAAGGAAGGGCTCGCCGCCTACGTCGAGAAGCGCAAGGCGAATTTCAGCGCAAAGTGA
- the ispH gene encoding 4-hydroxy-3-methylbut-2-enyl diphosphate reductase gives MKTAPNTLFLAAPRGFCAGVDRAIDIVEMAIEVYGAPIWVRHEIVHNRHVVEALRAKGAIFTDDLSDVPPGSVVIFSAHGVSPAVRREAAERGLKALDATCPLVTKVHLEALRYARNGYTIVLIGHRQHVEVQGTQGEAPDAIVVVENVAEAEALEVPDPNKVAYISQTTLSVDDVRAVVEALKRRFPAVREPAKADICYATQNRQDAVKELANRCRVVLVVGAPTSSNANRLVEVAGQLGARAHLIEAAEDIRPEWLSGNVGITAGASTPEHVVRACVERVCALGDYRVEEFRLAEERVMFPLPGELLAVARRQGVEVGAGNQRAADRAETEFKIRHH, from the coding sequence TTGAAAACTGCTCCGAACACCCTGTTTCTCGCCGCGCCGCGGGGCTTCTGCGCCGGCGTCGATCGCGCCATCGACATCGTCGAAATGGCGATCGAGGTCTACGGAGCGCCGATCTGGGTGAGACACGAGATCGTTCACAACCGGCACGTGGTCGAGGCGCTCAGAGCCAAGGGCGCGATCTTCACCGACGACCTCTCCGACGTGCCGCCCGGCTCGGTGGTGATCTTCTCGGCGCACGGCGTCTCGCCGGCGGTGCGGCGCGAAGCCGCGGAACGTGGCCTCAAGGCGCTCGACGCCACCTGTCCCCTGGTGACCAAGGTCCATCTCGAAGCGCTGCGCTACGCCAGGAACGGCTACACCATCGTCCTGATCGGACATCGCCAGCACGTCGAGGTGCAAGGCACGCAGGGCGAGGCCCCGGATGCGATCGTGGTGGTGGAGAACGTGGCCGAAGCCGAGGCGCTCGAAGTGCCGGACCCGAACAAGGTCGCCTACATCTCTCAGACCACGCTGTCGGTGGACGACGTGCGCGCGGTGGTGGAGGCGCTCAAGCGCCGTTTTCCCGCGGTGCGGGAGCCGGCCAAGGCCGACATCTGCTACGCCACCCAGAATCGCCAGGACGCGGTCAAGGAGCTGGCGAATCGCTGCCGGGTGGTGCTGGTGGTGGGCGCGCCCACCAGCAGCAACGCCAATCGCCTGGTGGAGGTGGCGGGGCAGCTCGGCGCCCGCGCCCACCTGATCGAGGCCGCCGAAGACATTCGCCCCGAGTGGCTCTCCGGAAACGTCGGCATCACCGCCGGCGCTTCGACGCCCGAGCACGTGGTGCGGGCCTGCGTCGAGCGGGTCTGCGCGCTCGGCGATTACCGCGTCGAGGAATTCCGGCTCGCCGAGGAGCGCGTGATGTTCCCGTTGCCCGGGGAATTGCTGGCGGTGGCACGCCGGCAGGGAGTCGAAGTCGGCGCGGGCAATCAGCGGGCCGCCGATCGCGCCGAAACCGAATTCAAGATCCGGCATCACTGA
- a CDS encoding creatininase family protein encodes MRVSAMNWRQVEAWLERDDRAVVPLGSTEQHAQLSLSTDSLLAERVSLDAAEPLGIPVFPVISYGITPMFRAYPGTVCMRVETLLAVMRDVFDSLAASGFRRILVVNGHGGNSPVGSVIHEWIGDQHGVQVKLHNWWNAPRVLAKVQEIDANASHASWMESFTFTRVPGVTPPETPKPMLDLSKLQGRDPAAIREFIGDGSFGGRYQRPDSDMDVLWRVAVEETRDLMQSGWL; translated from the coding sequence ATGAGAGTGAGTGCCATGAACTGGCGGCAGGTCGAAGCCTGGCTCGAGCGCGACGACCGCGCGGTGGTCCCGCTCGGCTCCACCGAGCAGCACGCGCAGCTCAGCCTGTCCACCGATTCGCTGCTGGCCGAGCGCGTCTCGCTCGACGCTGCCGAGCCGCTCGGCATCCCGGTCTTCCCGGTGATCTCCTACGGCATCACCCCGATGTTCCGCGCCTATCCCGGCACGGTGTGCATGCGGGTCGAGACGCTGCTCGCGGTGATGCGCGACGTCTTCGATTCGCTGGCCGCTTCAGGATTCCGCCGGATCCTGGTGGTCAACGGCCACGGCGGAAACAGTCCGGTGGGAAGCGTCATCCACGAGTGGATCGGCGACCAGCACGGCGTGCAGGTGAAGCTCCACAACTGGTGGAACGCGCCGCGCGTGCTGGCCAAGGTGCAGGAGATCGACGCGAACGCCTCGCACGCCTCGTGGATGGAGAGCTTCACCTTCACGCGAGTTCCCGGCGTCACGCCGCCCGAGACGCCGAAGCCGATGCTGGATCTGAGCAAGCTTCAAGGCCGCGATCCTGCGGCAATTCGAGAGTTCATTGGCGACGGCAGTTTCGGCGGCCGCTATCAGCGTCCGGATTCGGACATGGATGTGCTCTGGCGCGTGGCCGTCGAGGAGACGCGAGATTTGATGCAGTCGGGCTGGCTGTGA
- a CDS encoding Fe-Mn family superoxide dismutase, with product MPFPKLTPRTFPSIRELSGISQRTMEEHYELYKGYVAKTNEIQDKLGTVDRGSANQVFSDLRSLRVDLSFAIGGVKNHETYFGHLGGKGGAPTGKIAELIGRDFPSVDGWLQDFKASGLAARGWVWLAYDHDWNTLTTVVGDAQNTFPLWNATPVLALDVYEHAYWLDYGRARAKYIEAFFQNLDWGAVNANLDKALAMQAVAK from the coding sequence ATGCCGTTCCCCAAGCTGACCCCCAGAACCTTCCCGAGCATTCGCGAATTGAGCGGCATTTCGCAGCGCACCATGGAAGAGCACTACGAGCTCTACAAAGGCTACGTCGCCAAGACCAACGAGATCCAGGACAAGCTCGGCACCGTGGATCGCGGCAGCGCCAACCAGGTCTTCAGCGATCTTCGCTCGCTCCGCGTGGATCTTTCCTTCGCGATTGGCGGCGTGAAGAATCACGAGACCTACTTCGGCCACCTCGGCGGCAAGGGCGGCGCCCCCACCGGCAAGATCGCCGAGCTGATCGGTCGCGACTTTCCGTCGGTGGATGGCTGGCTTCAGGACTTCAAGGCATCGGGGCTCGCGGCGCGCGGCTGGGTGTGGCTCGCCTACGACCATGACTGGAATACGCTGACCACGGTGGTGGGCGACGCGCAGAACACGTTTCCGCTCTGGAATGCCACCCCGGTGCTCGCCCTCGATGTGTACGAACACGCCTACTGGCTCGACTACGGGCGCGCCCGCGCCAAGTACATCGAGGCGTTCTTCCAGAACCTCGACTGGGGGGCGGTGAACGCGAATCTCGACAAGGCGCTCGCCATGCAGGCAGTGGCCAAGTAA